The DNA segment AAAACCACTTTGCTGTACAAACTGAAGCTGGGCAATGTGGTCACCACCATCCCAACCATCGGTGAGTggttctgacctctgacctcttcctGTCTGACCTCAGAGTTAAAGAACCGCAGCGTTTTAAAGTCACATGCCTGTATTTCCCCATTCAGGTTTCAACGTGGAGACGGTGGAGCACAGTAACGTCAGTTTCACAGTTTGGGATATTGGTTATCATCACATGCTCAAACCGCTGTGGAGACATTACTACCCCAACACGCAGGTACAAACACTGCAGGTGTCAAAGTACTTATGAGGCTTCTGGTTGAAAACTTCAGTCACTTTGATGCATCCATGGGAAAAGTATTTGGCTTCAAAGACAGCTGGACACCACTGTTACATCAAACAACAGTAGGTAGCACTAGCTATTCCTAGCTAGGAAAAAGAAGCTACTATTTTCCACACATAAATGCAGTAAATAAACATTCCATTCACAAAGTAAAAACTGTTATTTCTCTGTTACCCATGATGTCAACTGGTGTTTTGTCTGTGCTCATGTGTGAAGAACATGAGAGGAAACAAAACGACTGCATAAAACGGCCTTctcccacttcaaaataagaacaTTAATATAAACGTCGAACTACTTGAAGAATTCATAATACTCCATAACCAAAACtttctgtttggtttaaaaaacaccaaagtaAATTAGTACTTTAGACTATATCCTGAATAATTAATTTAGGACAAACTAAGTGGGctaaactttttcaaagttagcaaaagtgctaaatgaaaaattagctctgctatcAGTGCATTAGAAGAAGTTCACCACTGAATAGCAGGATGTAATAGGACTTTCTATGAGGTCACAAGGATATGGATGTCAGATAAGGTTTTAAATATTGTGCAGTCCTTAATTTTAGTGTAAAATTTATGttacaaacatatttgtttaatatttgctgTTTATCTCCAGGGTTTTATTTATGTGGTTGACAGCAGCGATTCAGAGAGGATTAAAGAGGCCACAGAAACTCTCCTCATGCAGGTGAGCTTCTGTTTGCAACATAAAACtcaataaagctaaataaatgcGGTTAGCTGAACCAAAGATACAAATGGCTCCTAGGGTCAGAAGGGTTGCTGACCTCTGGTCTGGActgagactttttttaaaaaaaaaaagaaatgtctgtTCAAAATCATCTGGAGCGGTCTCGTCTCGGTCTTAAAGTAGattatttccagattttaagtcaaattaaatATCCTGACAAATGTAGTGTTAATGTAAACACAGTAACATGAACCAGTTTTAGCTTACAGGCTAACAGCACGATGTAGATACTTATTTATTCACTGTTTAAAATTCATTCCTGTAATCAAAGTTACAGAACTTATTCTGGTCATGAATGAACACCGCTGTGAAGATAACCGGCCAGACAGaagactctctctctctctgtcatcTACATGTTAGATCGCCCTCTGGTGGGCGCATTGACACATTACACATCGTCACCTTGACAACAGTAACAGGCAGCCTTTTTATACATAACTGCTTGTCTTGCAGCTGGAGGAGGATGAGCTGAGGGACGTTCCAGTTCTGGTTTTTGCTAACAAACAGGATTTACCCAGAGCCATGTCGGtcgatgacatcacagaggcTCTCAGCCTATCAGGAGTCCGGCAGCCGGTAGGTACTTCCTGTGGTGATCAGAAATAATTTGGACAGACGGCCTCATGTGGACGATTAGGGTAGGGATTACAGGTAgaggatgacctttgacctggtgTGTGTCCCTGCAGTGGTTCGTCCAGTCGTCCTGTGCCGTCAGCGGCGCCGGTCTGGTGGAGGGGCTGGACTGGCTCTCCGACCAGATCCTGAAGAAGTAGCTGCTGCTGAGATGCTCTGATTTCTGACGTTCCTGCTGAGTCTTTGAAGGCACCAGGCGGCCGCTGGCGCCGTTTACCTGGAGAAACCTGAAGGATCTTC comes from the Gambusia affinis linkage group LG07, SWU_Gaff_1.0, whole genome shotgun sequence genome and includes:
- the LOC122833791 gene encoding ADP-ribosylation factor 1-like isoform X2; translation: MGAIVSQILSMFTSKTPVRILMVGLDGSGKTTLLYKLKLGNVVTTIPTIGFNVETVEHSNVSFTVWDIGYHHMLKPLWRHYYPNTQLEEDELRDVPVLVFANKQDLPRAMSVDDITEALSLSGVRQPWFVQSSCAVSGAGLVEGLDWLSDQILKK
- the LOC122833791 gene encoding ADP-ribosylation factor 1-like isoform X1 — translated: MGAIVSQILSMFTSKTPVRILMVGLDGSGKTTLLYKLKLGNVVTTIPTIGFNVETVEHSNVSFTVWDIGYHHMLKPLWRHYYPNTQGFIYVVDSSDSERIKEATETLLMQLEEDELRDVPVLVFANKQDLPRAMSVDDITEALSLSGVRQPWFVQSSCAVSGAGLVEGLDWLSDQILKK